From the genome of Nicotiana sylvestris chromosome 2, ASM39365v2, whole genome shotgun sequence, one region includes:
- the LOC104212022 gene encoding dof zinc finger protein DOF1.4: MLGDCEKMVLIPSSTTNEWPQQNIQSDEKALMMSSNGSSDMEKPIQDPQQQQQQQPPLKCPRCDSSNTKFCYYNNYSLSQPRHFCKACKRYWTRGGTLRNVPVGGGCRKNKRIKRPSASSSSTHDITITSSSALNNTISATNPSHHHHIHGSHNIDLSSTTSSNHLNPLFYGLNTERSDLNNNPFARLFSSRVSNATDEGQVYSLTDSIPGLDRRLGLGFSSSSGLMGENNYGHGFNSIKQIQDVMTNSNTTNSSSLLSSYPMFGSSSTSSSTSTMASLIASSLQQQKFISNGNNFHSLAPYEELQMSGNNNNNNNVESGDGMTMLKEEKIEGGGQNRLNWNNLSNHQIHEQIMNSSDPSLSWNGAWLDPSNMGSNSVPSLI; this comes from the exons atgcTAGGAGACTGTGAGAAGATGGTACTCATCCCTTCTTCCACTACTAATGAATGGCCACAg CAAAATATTCAGTCAGATGAGAAAGCATTGATGATGTCCTCAAATGGTAGTAGTGATATGGAGAAACCAATTCAAGAtccacagcaacaacaacaacaacagccgcCGCTAAAATGTCCTCGTTGTGATTCATCAAATACTAAGTTTTGTTACTACAATAATTACAGTTTGTCTCAGCCAAGGCACTTTTGTAAGGCTTGTAAAAGGTATTGGACAAGAGGAGGAACCTTAAGAAATGTTCCAGTGGGAGGTGGCTGTAGGAAAAACAAGAGAATCAAGAGACcatcagcttcttcttcttctactcaTGATATAACTATTACTTCATCTTCAGCTCTAAATAATACTATTTCAGCTACAAACCCTAGCCATCATCATCATATTCATGGATCCCATAATATTGATCTATCTTCTACAACCTCATCAAATCATCTTAATCCTTTATTTTATGGGTTAAACACTGAGCGTTCTGATCTTAATAACAATCCATTTGCAAGGCTTTTCAGTTCTAGGGTTTCGAATGCAACCGATGAGGGACAAGTGTATTCTCTAACAGACAGTATCCCTGGATTGGATCGTCGTCTGGggctagggttttcttcttcttcagggCTCATGGGTGAAAATAATTATGGACATGGATTCAATTCCATTAAGCAAATCCAAGATGTTATGACTAATTCTAATACCACTAATTCAAGTTCACTTCTTTCGAGCTACCCCATGTTTGGATCTTCATCAACTTCAAGCTCAACTTCAACTATGGCTTCCCTCATAGCTTCCAGCCTTCAGCAACAGAAGTTCATTTCCAACGGTAACAATTTTCATAGCTTGGCTCCTTATGAGGAATTGCAAATGTcagggaataataataataataataatgttgaAAGTGGAGATGGGATGACAATGTTGAAAGAAGAGAAAATAGAAGGTGGTGGCCAAAACAGGTTGAACTGGAATAATCTTTCTAACCATCAGATTCATGAGCAAATCATGAATTCCTCTGATCCTTCACTTTCTTGGAATGGTGCTTGGCTTGATCCTTCTAATATGGGGTCTAATTCAGTCCCCTCTCTCATCTAG